From Herbaspirillum sp. WKF16:
GCGGGGCGAGGTTGCGGGGCAGGTCGTTGATCTTCATGGCGGTCGATGATGGCAATGCGGGTCCGCACCCGGGCATCGGCAAGCGATGCGGGTGGACGGGCGGGTGTCGGAATGGAATGCCCCGCTAGGGGCGCGCTGGGCCGGTGCGGCCGGCGTCGGGCCTGGTCAGCCGTCCTGGATTAGGATCATGTGCCCCCCTGCGGTTACGCCGTCCCATCTGCGGCGCCGGTCTGCATGCGCGTCTCGGCGCATGCGATGGGAATTGCCATATTTATAACTCCGGGGCGGGCCGAGCCGCGTCGGCCGGCTTGAGATGCATCAAGGTGCGGGACAAAATACCTGAGGGAAATATTGCCAGGCGCCCAGTTTCGGCGTTAATACGCGGCGGCGCCGATTGCTCTAATATCGCGGGCATCGCCGCAGGGCCGGCGGCAAATCAATTGGGGGAATCAAGGTGGGCACAACGACAATCTTGCGTACGGGAGCGGGCCGGCCATGAAGCGCGCCTTCGACGACTTGCAGGTCGGCAGCATCGAGCTGTTCTGCCTGGCGGCCGAGCTCTCCAGCTTCAGCGCCGCCGCGGTGGCGGCCAGCGTGACGCCGGCCGCGGTCAGCCGATCGGTCTCGCGGCTGGAGGCGCGCCTGGGCGTGCGCCTGTTCGTGCGCACCACGCGCCAGATCCGATTGACCGACGAAGGACAGCTCTACTTCGAGCAATGCCGCGGCGCGCTGGCCACGCTGGTCGATGCCGAGCGCCAGGTCAGCGGCCTGCACGGCAAGCCGGCCGGGCTGCTGCGCATCAGCCCGCCCACGCCGTATGCCCACTACCGCGTACTGCCCCTGCTGCCGGAGTTCCGCGCGCGCTATCCCGAGGTGAGCCTGCAGGTGCACGTGAGCAACCGCAACGTCGACTTTTCCGATGACGTCTACGACCTCTCGGTGCGCGGCCGCGCGCCGGACGACTCGAACCTGATCGCGCGCAAGCTGGAAGACGCCGAGATGGTGATCGTCGCCACGCCCGGCTACCTGAAGCGCGCCGGCACGCCGCGCGGGGTGGAGGACCTGCAGCGCCACGATTGCATCCAGTTCGACATGCCCAGCAGCGGCCGCCGCCGGGCGTGGACGCTCAAGGTGGAGGGCGAGGAGGTGGACGTGCTCACCGCCGGCAACTACGGCAGCGCCGAGGACGTGCTGGCCAGCGTGACGCTGGCGCGCGCCGGCGCCGGCCTGATGCAGACCTATCGTTTCGTGGTGGCGGAGGACCTGCGCGCCGGGCGCCTGGTGGAGGTGCTGCAGGAACATGGCGGCGTCACGCGGCCGTTCGTGATGCTCTATCCGCATGCGCGCCACATGTCCTCGCGCGTGCGCGCGCTGGTGGATTTCCTGGTGGAGAAGCTGCAGCGCTGAGGCCGCGGCTTCTCCGGCGCCGTCAATGCGGCCTGACCGAGGCCGTCACCACCAGGGCCACTGCCGCGTTGGCCGGCAGCTGGCGCTCCGAACTCGCGCTGCGCGCATGGCCGGCCTTGTCCGCCAGCACTTCGGCGAACAGCTCGGAGGCGCCGTCGAGCACGGCCGGCTGGTTGAAGAAGCCATCCGCGCTGGCCACCGCACCCTCTACCCGCAGGATCTTTTCCAGGCGATCGAAGCCGCCCAGGTGGCGGTGGATCTGCGCCAGCACGTTGAGCGCCGCCAGTTCGGCCGCCTGCCGCCCTTGCGTCACGCTGAGCTCCTCGCCCACGCGGCCGCTGAAGGCCATCTTGCCGTCGCGCAGCGGCAACTGCCCGGAAATGAACAGCAAGCCGTGCGCCTCTGCCACCGCCGCATAGCGGCCCAGCGGCTGCGGCGCCGGCGGCAGCGAAAATCCGAGCGCTTTCAACCTGGACTCGATTGACATGGCGGCCTCCGCGCTTACCAGCGGCCGGCGGTGGCGCCGCCGTCGACCGGCAAGATGGCGCCGGTGGTGAAGTTCGAATCGGTCAGGTACTGCACCGCGCCGACGATGTCGTCGACATGGCCGATGCGGCCGGCGGGTTGCAGCTGCTTGCGGAACTCCTCCGTGCCCGGCGCATGCAGCGGCGTCTCGATGATGCCCGGCGCCACCGCGTTGACCTGCACGTTATGCGCCGCCAGCTCCAGCGCCAGCGCGCGGGTGGCCTGGTTCAGGCCGCCCTTGGCCAGCACCGGCAGCAGGGCCGGCACCATGGTGGAGGGCTGCATGGCGATGCTGGCGGTGATGTTCACGATGTGGCCGGCGCGGCGCTGGCCCATGTGGCGCACTGCCTCTTGCGTGATGTAGAAGAAGCCCTTGAGGTTGGTGTTGATCAAGGCGTCGACATCATCGGGCGTGTAGTCGGCGGCCGGCTTGGCGATGAAGATGCCGGCGTTGTTGACCAGCACGTCGACCTTGCCGAAGCGCTCCATTGCCCGGTGAAACAGTGTGCGCGCGGTAGCCGGCAGGGCGATGTCGCCGGCCACGCCGAGGAAGTTGCCGGCGTTCGGAAACTGCGCGGCGGCCGCGTCCAGGCGGGCCTGCGTGCGGGCATTGCCGACCACGTGGTCGCCGCGCTCGAGATAGGCGCGGGCGATGGCCAGGCCGATGCCGCTGGAGGCGCCGGTGACGATGATGGTTTTTGCTTGCGACATGATGTATTCCTTTTTTCGTTGCGGCAGGCGGTTGCGCTGCCTTGGACGCAACTATAGGAATCGTCCCGACGCGGAAAAAGGGCCTGCGCAGAACAGGATTTGATACATGGCGGAACAAGGTGGTCGCGGGATCGGCGTTCGTTGCGCTTGGCGGGCGTTGAACGACGCTGGGTTCCTGCTTTCGCAGGAACGACAGGCAAGATAATCTTGAGCAGGCAGAGGGGTTTGGCGACCTCCTCGGTGCCGTCCCCGCGAAAGCGGGGATCCAGCGACGTTTGCCGCATCGCGCAGGCGCAAAAAAACGCGCCCCGAAGGACGCGTTCCCGGCGGATGCCGTTCGCCGTTCTACAGCTCGATCTTCGTCCCCAGCACCTTCAGGAACTGCGCCAGCCAGGCCGGGTGCGCCGGCCATGCGGGCGCGGTCACCAGCTTGCCGTCGGTGATGGCGGCATCCACCGCGATATCGGCGAACTGGCCGCCGGCCAGTTTCACTTCCGGCGCGCAGGCCGGGTAGGCCGAGACTTTCTTGCCTTCCAGCACGCCGGCCGCGGCCAGCACCTGCGGGCCGTGGCACACCGCGGCGATGGGTTTGTCGGCGCGGGCGAAGGCTTGCACCAGCTCGATCACCTTGGGGTTCAGCCGCAGGTATTCCGGGGCGCGGCCGCCGGCCACCACCAGCGCGTCGTAGTCGGCCTCGCGGGCGTCGTCGAAGGCGGCGTTGAGGGCGAAGTTGTGGCCCGGCTTCTCGGTGTAGGTCTGGTCTCCCTCGAAGTCGTGGATGGCGGTCTTGACCTTGTCGCCGGCCTTCTTGCCGGGGCATACCGCATGCACCGTGTGGCCGACCATCTGCAGCGCCTGGAACGGCACCATGGTCTCGTAGTCTTCGGCGAAATCGCCGGTCAGCAACAGGATCTTCTTCGCAGCCATCATCATCTCCTTGGGGGTAAGGCCGGTTGTCGGCCGGCGTGAAACTGGCGGGCGGCGCGGCATGAATGCTTCAGGCCAGCCATCGCATCTGACGCGT
This genomic window contains:
- a CDS encoding RidA family protein; the protein is MSIESRLKALGFSLPPAPQPLGRYAAVAEAHGLLFISGQLPLRDGKMAFSGRVGEELSVTQGRQAAELAALNVLAQIHRHLGGFDRLEKILRVEGAVASADGFFNQPAVLDGASELFAEVLADKAGHARSASSERQLPANAAVALVVTASVRPH
- a CDS encoding DJ-1/PfpI family protein — translated: MAAKKILLLTGDFAEDYETMVPFQALQMVGHTVHAVCPGKKAGDKVKTAIHDFEGDQTYTEKPGHNFALNAAFDDAREADYDALVVAGGRAPEYLRLNPKVIELVQAFARADKPIAAVCHGPQVLAAAGVLEGKKVSAYPACAPEVKLAGGQFADIAVDAAITDGKLVTAPAWPAHPAWLAQFLKVLGTKIEL
- a CDS encoding LysR family transcriptional regulator — translated: MKRAFDDLQVGSIELFCLAAELSSFSAAAVAASVTPAAVSRSVSRLEARLGVRLFVRTTRQIRLTDEGQLYFEQCRGALATLVDAERQVSGLHGKPAGLLRISPPTPYAHYRVLPLLPEFRARYPEVSLQVHVSNRNVDFSDDVYDLSVRGRAPDDSNLIARKLEDAEMVIVATPGYLKRAGTPRGVEDLQRHDCIQFDMPSSGRRRAWTLKVEGEEVDVLTAGNYGSAEDVLASVTLARAGAGLMQTYRFVVAEDLRAGRLVEVLQEHGGVTRPFVMLYPHARHMSSRVRALVDFLVEKLQR
- a CDS encoding SDR family NAD(P)-dependent oxidoreductase; the protein is MMSQAKTIIVTGASSGIGLAIARAYLERGDHVVGNARTQARLDAAAAQFPNAGNFLGVAGDIALPATARTLFHRAMERFGKVDVLVNNAGIFIAKPAADYTPDDVDALINTNLKGFFYITQEAVRHMGQRRAGHIVNITASIAMQPSTMVPALLPVLAKGGLNQATRALALELAAHNVQVNAVAPGIIETPLHAPGTEEFRKQLQPAGRIGHVDDIVGAVQYLTDSNFTTGAILPVDGGATAGRW